From a region of the Kwoniella mangroviensis CBS 8507 chromosome 1 map unlocalized Ctg01, whole genome shotgun sequence genome:
- a CDS encoding haloacid dehalogenase, type II: MTLTICCDALGTCFTLQDIVKAVEERYGEGLAKKAWGCKGFVMDWFHSAQRDYTYLSLISPPPPPIASILKTSLPLSLSAALSIPPPKVSELEGITSLLSSLPAAPTLKEAFSYLANKEAKLAIITNGAKSTTEEYASKAGIIDYISSVVSCDDVGYAKPHKEVYEAANSLCERLEEGGKGQRWFVAAHLWDLAAAKKAGFKTGLVVSDLPPELVDNDKQDEGLSAWYETYGGRPDIVGKSLLEVAQEIIERH, encoded by the exons ATGACTCTCACGATCTGCTGCGATGCCCTCGGGACGTGTTTCACCCTTCAAGATATCGTCAAGGCTGTCGAAGAGAGATATGGAGAAGGGTTGGCGAAAAAAGCGTGGGGTTGCAAGGGATTCGTGATGGATTGG TTCCACTCGGCTCAGAGAGACTATACA TATCTATCCCTTATTTcaccgcctcctcctccgATAGCTTCCATCCTCAAAACCTCTCTACCTTTATCCCTCTCAGCTGCTCTTTCGATACCTCCCCCCAAAGTTTCAGAGCTAGAAGGGATAACGTCACTCTTATCGTCTCTCCCAGCTGCGCCTACGTTGAAAGAGGCTTTCAGCTACTTAGCAAACAAAGAAGCCAAGTTAGCAATCATCACCAATGGAGCTAAATCGACTACTGAGGAATACGCCTCCAAAGCCGGTATAATAGACTATATTTCGAGTGTAGTAAGCTGCGATGATGTGGGATATGCCAAACCTCACAAGGAGGTGTACGAAGCCGCCAACAGTCTTTGTGAGAGgttggaggagggaggaaAGGGCCAGAGATGGTTCGTTGCTGCGCATCTATGGGACCTAGcagcagctaagaaagctgG GTTCAAGACAGGTTTGGTAGTGTCCGATCTCCCTCCTGAGCTGGTAGATAATGATAAACAAGATGAGGGGTTGTCCGCATGGTATGAGACTTATGGTGGAAGACCTGATATAGTTGGGAAAAGTTTACTGGAAGTTGCTCAAGAGATCATAGAGAGACATTGA